The Litchfieldia alkalitelluris genome has a window encoding:
- a CDS encoding EamA family transporter, with translation METGKNQFVHTRGLVMVMVGAMLWGLSGTAAQYLFQTVNITAEWLVTVRMLISGMLLLLFAGFKGKGIWSVWKSRKVAFQFLLFGILGMLGVQYTYFASIATGNAATATILQYLAPVFIVLFFIIKIRKLPTTTIFLSIVLALLGTVLLITNGSFSGLTVPLISAVWGILSGVALAFYTIYSATLLKVWDSLIVTGWGMVIGGLTISFFTTPWETGYVEWSITAVLLILFVIFFGTLVAFYLYIGSLKYVTAEEASILSSVEPLAACLAAIIFLNLSLGMVQMIGGLFVIITVSILSIKKKKVIIDTNAG, from the coding sequence ATGGAAACTGGAAAAAATCAATTTGTACATACTAGAGGATTGGTTATGGTAATGGTTGGCGCTATGCTTTGGGGGCTTTCCGGTACAGCAGCACAATATTTGTTTCAAACCGTTAATATAACAGCAGAATGGTTGGTCACGGTGAGGATGCTCATATCTGGTATGTTATTACTGCTTTTTGCCGGATTTAAGGGGAAGGGTATTTGGAGCGTGTGGAAATCTAGAAAAGTAGCATTTCAATTCCTATTGTTTGGCATCTTAGGAATGCTAGGTGTGCAATATACTTATTTTGCTTCAATTGCTACAGGAAATGCTGCGACTGCTACAATTCTTCAATATTTAGCACCAGTATTTATTGTTTTATTTTTTATTATAAAAATACGGAAATTACCTACCACTACCATCTTTTTATCTATTGTTTTAGCTCTATTAGGTACCGTATTACTTATTACAAACGGTAGCTTTTCTGGATTGACTGTACCATTAATTTCAGCGGTATGGGGTATTTTATCAGGTGTAGCATTAGCATTTTATACGATCTATTCCGCTACACTTTTAAAGGTATGGGATTCGCTTATTGTAACAGGTTGGGGAATGGTAATTGGTGGTTTGACGATTAGTTTTTTTACAACGCCATGGGAAACCGGATATGTTGAGTGGTCCATAACTGCTGTTTTACTTATTTTATTTGTTATCTTTTTTGGGACATTGGTAGCTTTTTATCTTTATATTGGAAGTTTAAAGTATGTCACAGCTGAGGAAGCAAGCATTTTATCGAGTGTTGAACCTTTAGCTGCCTGTCTAGCAGCAATTATCTTCCTTAATTTGTCACTTGGTATGGTTCAAATGATAGGTGGACTATTTGTAATTATTACAGTTTCAATTTTATCCATCAAAAAGAAAAAAGTAATCATAGATACAAATGCAGGGTAA
- the dat gene encoding D-amino-acid transaminase: MEIAYYNGEFINIDTKVIPIQERGHQFGDGVYEVIRVYNGELFLAEEHLARLQKSADAIQLKLPLEITDLLELMKEGIKRSTIKEVEVYIQITRGIAPRTHYFPDVVPQLAMTVKPARQTNVEKREKGISVVLTEDERWANCYIKSLNLLPNVLAKQNAVINGFDEAIFVKDSFITEGSSSNIFVVKDGIVYTPPATKKILHGITRATVFTLAQENNLQVIEKEFNEQFLLDADEAFITSTSLEVQPIAIVNQHTLPLRKPITRLLQEQFTKLYQK, from the coding sequence ATGGAAATAGCTTATTATAATGGAGAATTCATTAATATTGATACCAAAGTCATACCTATTCAAGAACGCGGTCATCAATTTGGCGATGGCGTATATGAGGTTATAAGAGTATACAACGGGGAATTATTTTTAGCTGAGGAACACTTAGCGCGTCTTCAGAAAAGTGCTGATGCGATACAATTAAAACTACCTTTAGAAATAACAGATTTGCTAGAATTAATGAAAGAGGGTATCAAGCGCTCTACCATAAAAGAAGTTGAGGTCTACATACAAATCACTAGAGGGATTGCTCCTAGAACTCATTATTTTCCGGATGTTGTACCCCAATTAGCGATGACGGTCAAACCCGCAAGGCAAACTAATGTGGAGAAACGTGAAAAAGGAATTTCAGTAGTTTTAACAGAGGATGAAAGATGGGCAAACTGCTATATTAAATCTCTAAATTTGTTACCTAATGTATTAGCAAAACAAAATGCAGTTATTAACGGTTTTGATGAGGCGATTTTTGTTAAAGATTCTTTCATTACAGAAGGATCTAGTAGTAATATTTTTGTTGTAAAAGACGGAATAGTATATACCCCACCTGCTACAAAGAAAATATTACATGGGATTACCCGTGCCACAGTTTTTACGCTTGCACAAGAAAATAATCTACAAGTAATTGAAAAAGAGTTTAATGAACAATTCTTATTAGACGCTGATGAAGCTTTTATTACAAGTACATCTTTAGAGGTTCAACCAATTGCGATAGTTAATCAACATACACTACCACTTCGTAAACCTATTACACGATTACTTCAAGAACAGTTTACGAAATTATATCAAAAGTAG
- a CDS encoding DmpA family aminopeptidase, producing MNRLQDYGIKIGSLPTGTLNKITDLEGVTVGHSTLSNGSIQTGVTSIFPHQGNIFKNKVVASTYVLNGFGKTVGTIQINELGTIETPILLTNTFSVGTCSTALLKYMLEQNHDIGATTGTVNAVVAECNDMFLNDIRSFAVQEAHVFEALQNTSINFAEGNVGAGTGMKCFGLKGGIGSSSRLIEYEHGTYTLGVLALTNFGQLEHLQIDGKKVGLDLKQVVEQSTSFSRDKGSVIIVLATDLPASSRQIHRLLKRITVGLSRTGSYIGHGSGDVFIGFSTRNQINHYSNKQLHQIINIHEEDLDQAFIAVADATEEAIINSMLAASATTGKNGNHLHSLKNYMQMLTKKENSDGNSLL from the coding sequence ATGAACCGTTTACAAGACTATGGAATAAAAATCGGCTCCTTACCCACAGGTACCTTAAATAAAATTACGGATTTAGAGGGAGTGACAGTAGGTCATTCAACATTAAGTAATGGATCAATTCAGACTGGAGTCACATCTATATTTCCTCATCAAGGTAATATTTTCAAAAACAAGGTAGTAGCTAGTACCTATGTTTTAAATGGTTTTGGCAAAACAGTTGGGACCATTCAGATTAACGAACTTGGTACGATTGAAACTCCTATTCTCTTAACTAACACCTTTAGTGTTGGAACATGCTCAACTGCCCTTTTGAAATATATGCTTGAACAAAATCATGATATTGGCGCAACAACAGGGACTGTAAATGCAGTAGTTGCCGAGTGCAATGATATGTTCTTAAACGACATTCGTTCTTTTGCCGTTCAAGAAGCACATGTTTTTGAGGCGTTACAAAATACCTCTATCAATTTTGCTGAAGGAAATGTTGGTGCTGGCACTGGGATGAAATGTTTTGGTCTAAAAGGGGGAATAGGATCATCCTCAAGGCTTATTGAATATGAACATGGTACATATACATTAGGTGTTTTAGCTCTAACTAACTTTGGTCAGCTTGAGCATTTACAAATTGATGGAAAAAAAGTCGGCTTAGATCTTAAACAAGTAGTTGAACAATCTACTTCATTTAGCCGCGATAAAGGTTCTGTTATTATTGTGTTGGCAACTGATTTACCCGCTTCAAGCAGACAAATACATAGATTGTTAAAAAGAATAACTGTTGGACTTAGCCGGACAGGCTCATATATTGGTCATGGTAGTGGTGATGTTTTTATTGGATTTTCAACGAGAAACCAAATAAACCACTACTCAAATAAACAACTCCACCAAATCATTAATATCCATGAAGAGGATCTTGACCAAGCCTTTATTGCTGTGGCAGATGCAACAGAAGAAGCGATTATTAACTCCATGCTTGCGGCTAGTGCAACTACAGGTAAAAACGGAAATCACTTACATTCATTAAAAAACTATATGCAAATGCTTACAAAAAAGGAGAATTCAGATGGAAATAGCTTATTATAA